One window from the genome of Clarias gariepinus isolate MV-2021 ecotype Netherlands chromosome 15, CGAR_prim_01v2, whole genome shotgun sequence encodes:
- the col6a2 gene encoding collagen alpha-2(VI) chain, translated as MMLFKAIILCLLYLASVGQALDCHKIEECPIELYFVIDTSETIALQEPPPGSLVDSVTNFTKKFVEKLEDVEHKGRVKITWTVGGLHFSMKQKIISELTNKNKFIEELKNINYFGKGTFIDCAIKRMSEEMIRPIINVDPTRNTQRFAVVITDGHVTGSPCEGIKVAAEQARDKGIKIFSIASSNNLEEFGLREIANSPVGVYRSDYMAVDLSKGRPELLTHHIDRIYNAMLHQAYQECYSVKCLPTPGPPGPEGPRGQKGAKGDGGPTGPKGDKGHPGDPGIEGPIGYPGLKGERGPKGERGEIGSQGRKGVAGVLGRNGTDGLKGKIGRMGAPGCKGEPGDKGPDGYAGDVGDSGPKGSSGEKGDPGRPGRAGPSGPPGDPGPRGERGSPGTPGVPGQKGPKGTAGGPGPKGDFGRRGEYGPKGGHGPNGPKGEKGEPGSEGLRGLPGEAGNKGTKGDQGLPGPRGPPGQIGEPGRNGSRGDPGDAGPRGDPGPPGPIGDSGRPGFSYPGPRGPPGDLGDKGRPGAQGSRGDCGQKGEPGKKGDPGVPGEAGPQGEPGPRGPSGEKGRNGDPGPEGDPGLTECDVMNYIRETCGCCDCEKRCGALDIVFVIDSSESVGLTNFTLEKNFVISTINRLGSMAKDPHSETGTRVGVVQYSHSGTFQAIQLNDSKINSLTAFKDAVKNLEWIAGGTFTPSALKFAYDNLIRDSRRSKAKVTVVVITDGRFDPRDEDDLLNYLCTDSSVDVNAIGVGDMFEKEEESESLKSIACNKQDRVMGMKRFADLVAEEFIDRIETVLCPEPVIVCPDLPCKAEPAVASCVQRPVDLVFLLDGSERMGADNFRSVREFVENVASRLTLAKNAKDKNNARVALLQYGGENRQDVVFRLTHNFTEITNGLGSMRYMDASSNVGNAITYAINNILLSGNTRLSRGNAEISFVFITDGITDKKNLEEGISSMRRAEAVPTVIAMGKDEAVDKEVLSKLALGDQTAIFRGRDYSQLSKPSFFERFIRWVC; from the exons AAATCGAGGAATGTCCAATAGAGCTGTACTTCGTTATCGATACATCAGAGACTATCGCTTTGCAGGAGCCTCCACCGGGCAGCCTTGTTGACAGTGTCACGAATTTCACCAAGAAATTTGTGGAAAAGCTAGAAGATGTGGAGCACAAGGGAAGGGTGAAGATTACCTGGACTGTGGGCGGACTCCACTTCTCCATGAAACAGAAAATCATTAGCGAACTAACCAACAAGAATAAATTCATTGAAGAGTTAAAGAATATCAACTACTTTGGAAAGGGCACCTTCATCGATTGCGCCATTAAGAGAATGTCGGAGGAGATGATCCGTCCAATAATAAATGTAGACCCTACCAGGAATACACAGCGCTTTGCAGTCGTCATCACAGACGGTCATGTGACCGGGAGCCCCTGTGAAGGCATCAAGGTGGCAGCAGAGCAGGCTCGAGACAAGGGCATTAAGATATTTTCCATAGCGTCATCCAACAACCTGGAGGAATTTGGCCTTAGAGAAATTGCTAATTCTCCTGTTGGGGTTTACCGCAGCGACTACATGGCTGTCGATCTGTCTAAAGGGAGACCTGAACTTCTAACACACCATATTGATCGCATTTATAATGCCATG CTGCATCAAGCTTATCAAGAG TGCTACAGCGTGAAATGCCTGCCAACACCCGGACCTCCTGGTCCAGAAGGTCCCAGAGGGCAGAAG GGTGCCAAAGGAGACGGCGGCCCTACGGGTCCCAAAGGTGACAAAGGCCACCCT GGTGATCCTGGTATTGAAGGACCTATTGGTTACCCTGGACTCAAA GGAGAACGTGGTCCCAAAGGAGAAAGG GGAGAAATCGGCTCACAAGGAAGGAAG GGAGTTGCAGGGGTGTTAGGACGCAATGGCACCGATGGTCTGAAG GGCAAAATTGGTCGCATGGGGGCTCCTGGTTGTAAAGGTGAACCAGGTGACAag GGTCCTGATGGTTATGCTGGAGATGTAGGAGACAGTGGCCCAAAAGGATCTTCTGGAGAGAAG GGAGATCCAGGACGACCTGGAAGAGCAGGGCCATCTGGACCACCTGGAGACCCTGGTCCCAGG GGTGAAAGAGGTAGTCCAGGCACACCTGGTGTCCCTGGGCAGAAAGGCCCTAAG gGTACAGCTGGAGGTCCTGGTCCTAAAGGAGATTTT GGAAGAAGAGGAGAATATGGGCCAAAGGGAGGTCATGGACCAAACGGGCCAAAGGGAGAAAAG GGTGAACCAGGATCTGAAGGTTTAAGAGGGCTTCCAGGTGAAGCTGGCAATAAAGGAACCAAG GGAGATCAAGGTCTTCCAGGACCAAGAGGTCCACCTGGACAAATAGGAGAACCAGGAAGAAAT GGAAGCAGAGGTGACCCGGGTGATGCTGGCCCAAGAGGCGACCCAGGACCCCCAGGACCAATC GGTGACAGTGGCAGACCAGGTTTCAGCTACCCTGGACCAAGAGGACCACCG GGGGACCTAGGAGATAAAGGTAGACCTGGAGCACAGGGAAGCAGAGGAGACTGCGGTCAAAAGGGAGAGCCGGGAAAGAAAGGAGACCCGGGAGTGCCT gGAGAAGCTGGACCTCAAGGTGAGCCTGGACCAAGAGGGCCTTCAGGAGAAAAGGGAAGAAAT GGTGATCCTGGTCCAGAGGGAGACCCGGGCCTTACA GAATGTGACGTCATGAATTACATTAGAGAGACCTGTGGGTGCTGCG ATTGTGAGAAGAGATGTGGAGCACTGGATATTGTATTTGTTATTGACAGCTCTGAGAGTGTTGGACTAACAAACTTCACCCTGGAGAAAAACTTTGTAATCAGCACCATTAATAGATTGGGCTCAATGGCTAAGGACCCCCACTCAGAGACTG GAACACGAGTCGGTGTGGTCCAGTACAGTCACAGTGGAACCTTCCAGGCCATTCAGCTCAACGACTCCAAGATCAATTCTCTTACAGCTTTTAAAGATGCTGTGAAGAATCTGGAATGGATTGCTGGCGGCACGTTTACTCCTTCTGCCCTGAAATTTGCCTATGACAATCTGATCCGTGATAGTCGCCGGTCTAAGGCTAAAGTGACCGTGGTGGTGATCACAGACGGTCGCTTTGATCCCCGGGATGAAGACGACCTGCTGAATTACCTCTGCACAGATAGCAGTGTAGATGTAAACGCCATTGGTGTTGgagacatgtttgaaaaggaaGAGGAATCTGAGAGTTTGAAGTCCATTGCCTGTAACAAGCAAGATAGGGTGATGGGCATGAAGCGGTTTGCTGACCTGGTGGCGGAGGAATTCATTGACAGGATTGAGACTGTCCTCTGCCCGG aaCCGGTGATTGTCTGCCCTGACCTTCCATGCAAAGCTG AACCAGCAGTCGCCAGCTGCGTTCAGCGTCCTGTGGATCTTGTGTTCCTGCTGGACGGCTCCGAGCGCATGGGTGCAGACAACTTCCGGAGCGTCCGTGAGTTTGTTGAGAACGTGGCCAGCCGTCTCACTTTGGCTAAGAATGCCAAGGACAAAAATAATGCCCGTGTTGCTCTTCTTCAGTATGGCGGCGAAAACCGTCAGGATGTGGTCTTCAGACTTACACATAATTTCACCGAGATCACTAACGGCCTTGGGAGCATGAGGTACATGGATGCGTCCTCCAACGTGGGCAATGCCATTACTTATGCCATCAACAACATCCTGCTGAGTGGAAACACCCGCTTGTCACGTGGCAACGCTGAAATCTCCTTCGTCTTCATCACTGATGGAATCACCGACAAAAAGAATCTGGAGGAAGGTATAAGCTCGATGCGCCGGGCAGAAGCCGTGCCCACTGTGATCGCCATGGGCAAGGATGAAGCAGTCGACAAGGAAGTGCTGTCAAAGCTCGCTCTGGGAGACCAGACGGCTATTTTCAGGGGAAGGGATTACTCCCAATTGTCCAAGCCCAGCTTCTTTGAACGTTTCATTCGGTGGGTCTGCTGA
- the zgc:162816 gene encoding D-threo-3-hydroxyaspartate dehydratase produces the protein MADSSAEFTKDLCTPVFTVDLDIVRRNSDAMLERFLKLGVQLRPHMKTHKTIECADIMTRGSRRCIVVSTLAEASFYADAGYDDILYAYPITSDKVKRCADLSERLSLFHVLVDNSLSLQELKARPLKQGKVWNVWLKLDCENRRAGIPHANPAALELAKEISETPGVELTGIYAHCGNTYDCKGEEQTKAIAQETTTIVLQFVEKLKALGIQDVKSSIGSTPSCSHPVSDMAMLSEVHPGNYIFYDVQQSLIGSCRLEDIAVRVLTRVIGHYPHRNQLLVDCGWAALSHDSKGCLPTGYAVIENHPELKLLSMTQEHGRVEPVSGKLDFSQFPLGSMLSLFPYHACATAMMHPVYIVHSKGKIVGTWRPTRGW, from the exons ATGGCAGACAGCAGCGCGGAGTTCACCAAGGACCTTTGCACTCCAGTTTTCACTGTGGACCTGGACATCGTGAGAAGGAACTCGGACGCAATGCTCGAGCGCTTCCTGAAACTCGGGGTGCAGCTCCGACCTCACATGAAAACGCACAAGACAAT TGAATGTGCGGACATCATGACCAGGGGCTCACGGCGGTGCATCGTGGTGTCCACCTTGGCCGAGGCTTCTTTCTACGCCGATGCTGGTTACGACGATATCCTCTACGCGTATCCAATAACGTCCGACAAAGTGAAGCGCTGTGCAGATTTATCAGAGAGACTTTCTTTGTTCCACGTCCTGGTGGACAACAGCTTGTCCCTGCAAGAGCTGAAGGCGAGACCGTTGAAGCAGGGCAAAGTCTGGAACGTATGGTTAAAACTGGACTGTGAAAATAGAAGAG ctggcaTTCCTCACGCCAATCCTGCAGCTCTCGAGTTAGCCAAGGAAATTTCTGAGACTCCAGGGGTGGAGCTCACAGGGATCTACGCCCACTGTGGAAACACCTATGACTGCAAGGGGGAGGAGCAAACTAAGGCCATCGCCCAGGAAACGACAACTATCGTGTTGCAGTTTGTAGAGAA GCTTAAAGCTCTAGGAATCCAGGATGTAAAATCCAGCATTGGTTCCACCCCATCATGCAGCCACCCGGTTTCAGACATGGCCATGTTAAGTGAAGTCCATCCTGGAAACTATATATTTTATG ACGTGCAGCAGTCGCTCATCGGCTCCTGTAGACTCGAGGATATTGCGGTACGGGTGCTGACGAGGGTCATAGGTCATTACCCTCATAGAAACCAGCTCCTGGTCGACTGCGGCTGGGCCGCGCTGAGTCATGACAGCAAAGGCTGTTTACCGACAGGCTACGCAGTCATCGAGAACCATCCAGAGCTGAA aTTGTTGTCAATGACTCAGGAGCATGGCCGAGTGGAGCCTGTCTCTGGGAAACTGGACTTCAGTCAGTTCCCTCTGGGCTCCATGCTGTCCCTCTTTCCTTACCAC GCTTGTGCTACAGCAATGATGCATCCAGTATATATTGTCCACTCCAAAGGAAAGATTGTAGGCACTTGGAGACCCACACGTGGATGGTAA